A DNA window from Zingiber officinale cultivar Zhangliang chromosome 3A, Zo_v1.1, whole genome shotgun sequence contains the following coding sequences:
- the LOC122050272 gene encoding uncharacterized protein LOC122050272 yields MSTAAGVKNPSPVSSASLLIRRRGKPVPALLDLAPLAAAPPQSTKVEGEYTSLRDVMGGPPPAPGLSSPVATPGGEIRIKNRLVQQAAQAYLQPTPTAASSHRRRGLLLTSDDSCGEHLSDCLRFFGGLWQSLWHSFFPLESRSLLVIHIKC; encoded by the coding sequence ATGTCGACCGCCGCCGGCGTTAAGAACCCCTCGCCTGTTTCCTCGGCGAGCCTCTTAATCCGGCGGCGCGGGAAGCCCGTCCCGGCTCTGCTCGACCTCGCGCCCCTGGCCGCAGCCCCGCCGCAGTCGACCAAGGTTGAAGGCGAGTACACAAGCCTTCGCGACGTCATGGGGGGGCCGCCACCGGCGCCAGGGCTCTCATCCCCTGTCGCCACCCCCGGCGGCGAGATCCGTATAAAGAACCGCCTGGTGCAGCAGGCGGCGCAGGCGTACCTGCAGCCGACGCCCACGGCCGCCTCCAGCCACCGCCGCCGTGGGCTCCTCCTCACCTCAGACGACTCCTGCGGCGAGCACCTCTCTGACTGCCTCCGCTTCTTCGGAGGACTGTGGCAGTCCCTCTGGCATTCATTTTTCCCGTTAGAATCCCGCAGCTTGCTCGTCATTCACATCAAATGCTGA
- the LOC122051463 gene encoding putative HVA22-like protein g, producing MFAEYITKLLLVFFGYAYPAFECFKTLEQPHGNYTVQLRFWCQYWIIVAILTVVEMLLEVLVSLIPMYGEAKVAFLVYLWYPKTKGSDLVYETFLRPVVMQYEPNIEERFRNLRPKLGQLLVFYLRNFTERGYTLFQDVLQYVVSRRSGNEKIKGSSSKNKKHDELEDFAEALLGTNAKQRPSRQRK from the exons ATGTTTGCAGAGTATATTACCAAACTTCTTCT GGTGTTCTTTGGGTATGCTTATCCAGCTTTCGAATGCTTCAAGACATTGGAGCAGCCCCATGGCAACTACACAGTTCAGCTTCGATTCTGGTGCCAATACTG GATAATCGTGGCGATACTCACCGTCGTCGAAATGCTCTTGGAAGTCCTAGTCTCATT GATACCGATGTATGGCGAAGCCAAGGTAGCCTTCTTGGTCTACTTGTGGTACCCCAAAACTAAG GGAAGTGATCTAGTTTACGAAACCTTCCTTCGGCCCGTGGTGATGCAATACGAGCCCAACATCGAGGAGAGGTTCAGAAACCTGAGGCCTAAACTTGGCCAACTCCTTGTCTTCTATCTCAGGAATTTTACAGAGAGAGGCTACACTCTGTTCCAGGATGTCCTCCAGTACGTAGTTTCCCGGAGATCAGGCAACGAG AAGATTAAAGGCTCATCATCCAAGAATAAGAAACACGATGAACTGGAGGACTTCGCAGAAGCCCTTCTTGGCACAAACGCGAAGCAGCGCCCGTCTCGACAACGCAAATAA